A region of Dioscorea cayenensis subsp. rotundata cultivar TDr96_F1 chromosome 5, TDr96_F1_v2_PseudoChromosome.rev07_lg8_w22 25.fasta, whole genome shotgun sequence DNA encodes the following proteins:
- the LOC120261754 gene encoding probable adenylate kinase 7, mitochondrial isoform X1: MAVIYRAAVRCLFRRLPAAPRPRFYGAAAAQLEYDYESEWEEELAADRRRLAPATASWEEEEGRGVRWVFMGSPAAQKHVYATRVAALLDVPYISMGSLVRQELHPRSVLYKKIANAVNGGKLVPEDIIFGLLSKRLEEGYHRGETGFILDGIPRTRIQAEILDQIMDIDLVVNFKCMEDCLVKKHFGSDVCSYCGKSFDANSLESTSLHPCLATRTGHSRLDTSATNVMKESHLEKFRMYSEQQSKLLEEYYRKQNKLLDFQMAGGPGETWQGLLAALHLQHINAVNASQKLTA; encoded by the exons ATGGCCGTGATCTACAGGGCCGCCGTCCGATGCCTCTTCCGGCGGCTACCCGCCGCTCCCCGGCCGCGGTTCTATGGTGCAGCGGCGGCGCAGCTGGAGTATGACTATGAGAGTGAGTGGGAGGAAGAGCTGGCTGCGGATCGGAGGCGGCTGGCGCCTGCGACGGCATCgtgggaggaggaggaggggaggGGCGTGCGTTGGGTCTTCATGGGCAGCCCTGCCGCGCAGAAGCACGTTTACGCTACTCGTGTGGCCGCGTTGCTTGATGTTCCGTATATCTCCATGGGTTCCCTTGTCCGCCAAGAGCTTCATCCCCGCTCCGTGCTTTACAAGAAG ATTGCGAATGCAGTGAATGGAGGGAAGCTCGTCCCGGAAGACATAATCTTTGGGTTGTTATCAAAACGGCTGGAAGAGGGTTACCACAGAGGTGAAACTGGGTTCATTCTTGATGGGATTCCAAGAACTCGGATCCAAGCT GAGATCCTGGATCAGATTATGGATATTGACCTGGTGGTTAATTTCAAGTGTATGGAGGACTGCTTGGTGAAGAAGCACTTTGGGAGTGATGTCTGTTCGTACTGTGGCAAATCTTTTGATGCGAATAGTCTGGAATCTACAAGCCTCCATCCATGTCTGGCAACACGAACAGGGCATTCTCGGTTGGATACCTCTGCCACCAATGTCATGAAGGAAAGCCATTTGGAAAAGTTCCGCATGTATTCAGAACAG CAGAGCAAGCTGCTGGAAGAGTACTACAGGAAGCAGAACAAGCTTCTGGACTTTCAGATGGCTGGTGGTCCTGGAGAAACCTGGCAAGGACTCTTGGCTGCATTACATCTCCAGCACATTAATGCAGTTAATGCGTCACAGAAATTGACTGCTTGA
- the LOC120262256 gene encoding U-box domain-containing protein 6-like isoform X1 yields the protein MDNAEVEENLFAAGDAKLHAEMCGKLSEFVSRVLEIFPVLEAARPRSKSGIQALCSLHVALDKSKNLLRHCSDCSKLYLAITGDSILLKFEKARLALVESLKRVEDIVPQAIGCQIMNIVLELEGTVLTLDESEKQVGDEIVTLLQKERRFSSDSNDHNELEVFHRAALRLGINSSRAALTERRALKKLIEKSRAEEDKRKESIVEYLLYLMRKYTKLFRSEVADDTDSQGSGPCSPTVQGTLEGVSSHACKGGQIFERQLSRLGSFNFKPIGLKSGNAPIPPEELRCPISLQLMYDPVIISSGQTYERACIEKWFDDGHSTCPKTQQQLPHLSITPNYCVKGLIASWCEQNGVPTPDGPPESLDLNYWRLALSDRDPTDSRSTVSTDSCNLKSVKVVPSEDSGVMDEFKADEMSTIEDSSAQDSQVDEFEKYENLLAVLYNDKCRAKQCEVVEQLRFLLKDDEEARIYMGANGFVEALVQFLTSSINEGDTKAQAIGAMALFNLAVNNNRNKESMLSSGIIPLLEEMIRSTGTYEPATALYLNLSCLDKAKPIISSSPATPFLVQLLQSDSSKSSNICKHDALYTLYNLSTHPANIPSLLNSNIINGLHSLLTETSSPCSWAEKSLAVLINLTSNTSAKKHIITTPGLIGGIAAVLDTGEPTEQEQAVSCLLNLCEDDDKCCHMVLQEGVIPSLVSMSANGSTRGKEKAQNLLKLFREQRQRESSPVRCQELTVETHGTYDDNVGVTNDLKPLPKSRSKRLGRALTSMWKTKNPQSSGSRTPR from the exons ATGGATAATGCTGAGGTTGAGGAGAATCTGTTCGCTGCTGGCGATGCAAAG TTGCATGCGGAGATGTGTGGAAAACTTTCTGAGTTTGTTTCAAGAGTTTTGGAGATTTTTCCAGTTTTGGAAGCAGCTAGACCACGAAGCAAGTCTGGTATCCAAGCATTGTGTTCATTGCATGTGGCTCTTGACAAGTCTAAGAACCTCCTCAGGCACTGTTCTGACTGCAGCAAACTATATTTG GCTATAACTGGAGACTCCATCCTTCTGAAATTTGAGAAGGCAAGACTTGCCCTTGTGGAGAGTCTTAAGCGTGTTGAAGACATAGTCCCGCAAGCTATTGGCTGCCAG ATTATGAATATTGTTCTTGAGCTGGAAGGGACAGTTCTTACATTGGATGAGTCAGAGAAGCAGGTTGGAGATGAAATCGTCACCTTGCTTCAGAAAGAGAGAAGATTTTCGAGTGACTCTAATGATCATAATGAACTCGAAGTCTTCCACAGAGCTGCTTTAAGACTGGGAATTAATTCATCCAGGGCAGCCCTTACAGAGAGAAGAGCTCTCAagaaattgattgaaaaatctcGTGCTGAGgaagataagagaaaagaatCAATTGTGGAGTACTTGCTATATCTCATGAGAAAATATACAAAGCTTTTCAGAAGTGAGGTAGCTGATGACACTGATTCACAAGGGTCAGGCCCTTGTTCTCCCACTGTACAGGGCACACTCGAAGGTGTTTCCAGCCATGCATGCAAAGGTGGCCAAATCTTTGAGAGACAACTTTCAAGATTaggttctttcaatttcaaGCCAATTGGTCTGAAATCAGGGAATGCACCAATCCCCCCTGAGGAGTTGAGATGCCCAATATCCCTGCAGCTTATGTATGATCCAGTTATCATTTCATCAGGGCAGACTTACGAACGTGCCTGCATTGAGAAGTGGTTTGATGATGGACATAGCACATGCCCTAAAACCCAGCAGCAACTTCCACATCTGTCTATAACCCCAAATTATTGTGTCAAAGGTCTGATTGCCAGTTGGTGCGAACAAAATGGGGTCCCTACACCAGACGGTCCACCAGAATCTCTTGATCTCAACTATTGGAGGCTCGCTTTGTCAGATCGTGATCCCACAGATTCAAGATCCACAGTGAGTACTGATTCTTGCAATCTGAAGAGTGTTAAGGTAGTACCTTCAGAGGATAGTGGTGTTATGGATGAATTCAAAGCTGATGAAATGAGCACAATAGAAGACAGCTCTGCCCAGGACAGTCAAGTAGATGAGTTTGAAAAATACGAGAATTTACTAGCTGTGCTGTACAATGACAAATGTAGAGCAAAACAGTGTGAAGTCGTGGAGCAACTTAGGTTCCTGCTCAAGGACGATGAGGAAGCTAGGATCTACATGGGTGCAAATGGCTTTGTAGAAGCACTGGTCCAATTCTTAACCTCATCCATCAATGAAGGAGATACCAAAGCACAAGCAATCGGTGCAATGGCTCTTTTCAACCTCGCTGTCAATAACAACAG GAACAAAGAGTCAATGCTATCCTCCGGGATTATACCTCTACTAGAAGAGATGATCAGAAGCACCGGGACGTATGAACCAGCAACTGCCCTCTACCTCAACCTCTCCTGCCTAGATAAGGCCAAGCCGATCATAAGCTCAAGCCCAGCCACCCCATTCTTAGTCCAACTCCTCCAATCTGACAGTTCCAAATCCAGCAACATCTGCAAGCATGATGCCCTCTACACTCTCTACaacctctccactcaccctgCAAACATCCCTTCCCTTCTAAACTCCAACATCATCAATGGCCTCCATTCCCTCCTCACTGAAACCTCCTCACCATGCTCATGGGCTGAGAAATCTCTAGCTGTTCTCATAAACctcacatcaaacacctcagcAAAGAAACACATAATAACAACGCCAGGACTAATTGGAGGCATTGCAGCAGTTTTAGACACTGGTGAACCAacagaacaagaacaagcagTATCATGCCTATTAAATCTTTGTGAAGATGATGACAAGTGCTGCCATATGGTTCTACAGGAAGGAGTTATACCATCCTTAGTATCTATGTCAGCCAATGGGAGTACAAGAGGAAAGGAAAAGGCTCAGAACTTACTGAAACTATTCAGGGAACAGAGACAACGTGAATCATCACCGGTCAGGTGTCAGGAACTGACGGTGGAGACACATGGAACATATGATGATAATGTTGGAGTTACAAATGATCTAAAACCATTGCCCAAGTCCAGATCAAAGAGGCTTGGGAGGGCTTT
- the LOC120261754 gene encoding probable adenylate kinase 7, mitochondrial isoform X2, with protein MAVIYRAAVRCLFRRLPAAPRPRFYGAAAAQLEYDYESEWEEELAADRRRLAPATASWEEEEGRGVRWVFMGSPAAQKHVYATRVAALLDVPYISMGSLVRQELHPRSVLYKKIANAVNGGKLVPEDIIFGLLSKRLEEGYHRGETGFILDGIPRTRIQAEILDQIMDIDLVVNFKCMEDCLVKKHFGSDVCSYCGKSFDANSLESTSLHPCLATRTGHSRLDTSATNVMKESHLEKFRMYSEQSKLLEEYYRKQNKLLDFQMAGGPGETWQGLLAALHLQHINAVNASQKLTA; from the exons ATGGCCGTGATCTACAGGGCCGCCGTCCGATGCCTCTTCCGGCGGCTACCCGCCGCTCCCCGGCCGCGGTTCTATGGTGCAGCGGCGGCGCAGCTGGAGTATGACTATGAGAGTGAGTGGGAGGAAGAGCTGGCTGCGGATCGGAGGCGGCTGGCGCCTGCGACGGCATCgtgggaggaggaggaggggaggGGCGTGCGTTGGGTCTTCATGGGCAGCCCTGCCGCGCAGAAGCACGTTTACGCTACTCGTGTGGCCGCGTTGCTTGATGTTCCGTATATCTCCATGGGTTCCCTTGTCCGCCAAGAGCTTCATCCCCGCTCCGTGCTTTACAAGAAG ATTGCGAATGCAGTGAATGGAGGGAAGCTCGTCCCGGAAGACATAATCTTTGGGTTGTTATCAAAACGGCTGGAAGAGGGTTACCACAGAGGTGAAACTGGGTTCATTCTTGATGGGATTCCAAGAACTCGGATCCAAGCT GAGATCCTGGATCAGATTATGGATATTGACCTGGTGGTTAATTTCAAGTGTATGGAGGACTGCTTGGTGAAGAAGCACTTTGGGAGTGATGTCTGTTCGTACTGTGGCAAATCTTTTGATGCGAATAGTCTGGAATCTACAAGCCTCCATCCATGTCTGGCAACACGAACAGGGCATTCTCGGTTGGATACCTCTGCCACCAATGTCATGAAGGAAAGCCATTTGGAAAAGTTCCGCATGTATTCAGAACAG AGCAAGCTGCTGGAAGAGTACTACAGGAAGCAGAACAAGCTTCTGGACTTTCAGATGGCTGGTGGTCCTGGAGAAACCTGGCAAGGACTCTTGGCTGCATTACATCTCCAGCACATTAATGCAGTTAATGCGTCACAGAAATTGACTGCTTGA
- the LOC120261159 gene encoding uncharacterized protein LOC120261159: protein MVLGLRSKTRKGTSVQVDYIIQLQQIKPWPPSNSLRSLRSVVLQWENGDKSSGFTNPVAPSLGEGKIEFNETFKLQVSFLKESSTKGNDSFQKNVLELNLYEPRRDKSMKGQHIGGAAVDLAEHGILKETVSVSVPVSCKRSFRNTAQPILYLKIQPFEKDSLSSSSRDSLSKELSLDKDGRESVSALMNEEYAEEAEIASFTDDDISSHSSLNISSSTFEANADMPIQNRLGEQQLHENGLKAVEKSPPNDIATVSSSESEPLPKDSKPLAADSAHSSHSVDQNGRLLESSLENLSNEPVILENCNSSSSNTQSISIGSVNPGPSISLNCSSIEEADGANHIEEVPEKEVVSKSEDNVAASTINKEISSSEVINSVESSEIEIQVEKQALVPIAEPVNIDMNQDGANEASSDHTANDISVLDSKLVESAPEDITEEHFPDVPSDNLSIASPENVEHTPDSQHQDKQDNGIDKMSESETASSFPRIVGERDYSTLRSSNRLKTMKFSVRSPPDTQRNTISANNDQYVEHVKEIDVQENVQRDSLNFVIGDGKGDKKIANGNSDKDDCNGNGAADDKVRELEHKVEMLERELREAAAIEISVYSVVAEHGGSPHKVHTPARRLSRLYIHASRKWSRERRANAAKCAVSGLVLAAKSCGNDVPRLTFWLSNSVMLRAIIVQEFRNEDLLNSANVRHEVHKNKSLLQWESTSWKNEKFSAAKEVDEWEVPSTFMSALERIEAWIFSRIIESIWWQTLTPHMQLQTECGKQKTGSNLKNYRKQSSLGDQQQANISIEIWKKAFEDACERLCPVRAAGHECGCLPKLAKLVMEQCVARLDVAMFNAILRESEDEIPTDPVSDPISDSKVLPVPPGKLSFGAGAQLKNAIGNWSRWLTDLFDMDMDDSPDNENEQDDDRLDVAASLKSFHLLNALSDLLMLPKDMLLESSIRKEVCPTFSASMIKRILDNFLPDEFCPDPIPDMVFESLDSEDPLETSDEGINSFPCDASPVTYSPPSVTLVQSIIGDPRLASLSRSGSSVVRKCHTSDDELEELESPLTSIIIENSSNTITKSKEYRGPSAARYQLLHEVWRDGEY, encoded by the exons ATGGTTCTTGGATTAAGATCAAAGACCAGGAAAGGAACTTCAGTCCAGGTTGACTACATTATTCAGTTGCAGCAAATCAAACCATGGCCTCCATCCAACTCTCTTCGATCCCTCCGGTCCGTAGTGCTGCAGTGGGAGAACGGCGACAAGAGTTCAGGTTTTACCAATCCGGTCGCCCCTTCCCTTGGTGAAGGGAAGATAGAATTCAATGAGACATTCAAGCTTCAAGTGTCATTCTTGAAGGAATCATCCACCAAAGGCAATGATTCATTTCAGAAGAATGTGCTTGAACTGAATTTGTATGAACCGAGAAGGGATAAGAGTATGAAGGGGCAGCATATTGGAGGTGCGGCGGTGGACTTGGCGGAGCATGGAATTTTGAAGGAAACTGTGAGTGTTAGTGTTCCGGTGAGCTGTAAACGGAGCTTTAGGAACACTGCTCAGCCTATTCTTTATTTAAAGATTCAACCGTTTGAGAAGGATAGCTTGAGTTCTTCGTCTAGAGATAGCTTGTCCAAGGAGTTATCCTTGGATAAGGATGGAAGGGAGTCGGTTTCGGCTTTGATGAATGAAGAGTATGCAGAGGAAGCTGAGATTGCCTCTTTTACTGATGATGACATCTCTTCGCATTCTTCACTCAATATATCCTCTTCAACCTTTGAAGCTAATGCGGACATGCCAATTCAGAATAGATTAGGAGAACAACAATTGCATGAG AATGGGTTAAAAGCAGTAGAGAAATCACCACCAAACGATATAGCAACAGTGTCATCTTCGGAGTCTGAGCCATTACCAAAGGATTCCAAGCCATTGGCAGCTGATTCTGCTCATAGTTCTCATTCGGTTGATCAGAATGGAAGATTGCTTGAATCATCCTTGGAGAATTTATCAAATGAACCTGTGATTCTTGAGAATTGTAATTCTTCTTCATCCAATACTCAAAGTATAAGTATTGGCTCGGTAAACCCTGGCCCAAGCATTTCTCTTAACTGTTCTTCTATAGAGGAAGCAGATGGAGCTAATCACATCGAGGAAGTACCTGAAAAGGAGGTAGTTTCTAAAAGTGAAGATAATGTTGCTGCAAGCactataaataaagaaattagtTCTAGTGAAGTGATTAACAGCGTTGAATCTTCAGAAATTGAAATTCAGGTTGAAAAACAGGCCCTTGTTCCCATTGCAGAACCTGTGAACATTGATATGAATCAAGATGGAGCAAATGAGGCTTCAAGCGATCATACTGCAAATGATATCTCTGTCCTGGACAGTAAGCTGGTTGAGAGTGCACCAGAAGATATAACAGAGGAGCACTTTCCTGATGTTCCTTCTGACAATCTTTCTATTGCATCACCAGAGAATGTGGAGCATACTCCTGACAGTCAGCACCAAGATAAACAAGATAATGGTATTGATAAGATGTCAGAATCTGAGACTGCCTCATCGTTCCCAAGAATTGTTGGTGAAAGGGATTATAGCACCTTGAGAAGTAGTAATAGACTAAAGACTATGAAGTTTTCTGTGAGATCGCCACCGGATACTCAGCGAAATACCATCTCTGCAAACAATGATCAGTATGTGGAACATGTAAAGGAAATTGATGTGCAAGAAAATGTACAACGTGATAGTTTAAACTTTGTTATTGGTGATGGGAAAGGTGACAAGAAAATTGCAAATGGGAATTCAGATAAAGATGACTGTAATGGAAATGGAGCTGCAGATGACAAAGTCCGAGAATTAGAACATAAAGTAGAGATGCTCGAAAGGGAGCTGAGAGAAGCGGCGGCTATTGAGATATCTGTTTATTCTGTAGTAGCTGAGCATGGGGGCTCACCCCATAAGGTTCATACTCCTGCTCGTCGCTTGTCAAGGCTATACATTCATGCATCTAGAAAATGGTCGAGAGAAAGAAGGGCGAATGCAGCAAAATGTGCTGTCTCTGGACTGGTTTTGGCGGCAAAGTCTTGCGGAAATGATGTTCCAAG GTTGACTTTCTGGCTATCAAATTCAGTAATGCTGCGAGCAATTATTGTTCAAGAATTCAGGAACGAGGACCTCCTCAACTCTGCAAATGTAAGGCACGAGGTGCACAAGAACAAGTCTCTTCTGCAGTGGGAATCCACCTCCTGGAAGAATGAAAAGTTTTCTGCTGCTAAAGAGGTTGATGAGTGGGAAGTCCCTAGTACATTCATGTCGGCTTTAGAAAGGATTGAGGCGTGGATATTTTCTCGAATCATTGAATCCATTTGGTGGCAG ACGTTGACACCGCACATGCAGCTACAAACcgaatgtgggaaacaaaagacgGGCTCAAACTTAAAGAACTACAGAAAGCAATCTAGTTTGGGGGATCAACAACAAGCAAATATATCAATTGAAATTTGGAAGAAAGCTTTTGAGGATGCTTGTGAGAGGCTTTGCCCTGTCAGGGCTGCAGGGCATGAATGTGGCTGTTTACCTAAGCTAGCTAAATTG GTCATGGAACAGTGTGTGGCGAGGCTTGACGTGGCTATGTTTAACGCCATTCTACGTGAATCAGAAGATGAAATCCCTACAGACCCTGTGTCTGATCCTATCAGTGACTCTAAGGTTCTTCCTGTTCCGCCGGGAAAATTGAGCTTTGGTGCTGGTGCTCAGTTAAAAAATGCT ATTGGCAACTGGTCTAGATGGCTGACAGACCTGTTTGACATGGATATGGATGATTCCCCTGACAATGAGAATGAACAAGACGATGACCGTTTGGATGTTGCAGCATCCTTAAAATCATTCCACCTCTTGAATGCGTTGAGCGATCTCTTAATGCTCCCGAAGGACATGCTCTTGGAAAGTTCGATCAGAAAGGAG GTTTGCCCAACGTTCAGTGCATCAATGATCAAGCGAATTCTAGACAACTTCCTACCGGATGAGTTTTGTCCTGATCCAATCCCAGACATGGTGTTTGAGTCCCTGGACTCTGAG GATCCTCTAGAGACTAGTGATGAGGGAATAAACAGCTTTCCGTGTGATGCATCCCCTGTCACATACTCTCCACCTTCAGTCACTTTGGTTCAGAGCATCATCGGAGATCCTAGGTTGGCTTCTCTTTCACGAAGCGGATCATCGGTGGTTCGAAAATGCCACACAAGCGACGATGAGCTCGAAGAACTGGAATCACCCTTAACATCAATCATCATTGAAAATTCCTCGAATACGATCACCAAATCAAAGGAATATAGAGGTCCAAGTGCTGCTAGATATCAACTGCTGCATGAAGTCTGGAGAGATGGTGAATACTGA
- the LOC120262256 gene encoding U-box domain-containing protein 7-like isoform X2, with protein MDNAEVEENLFAAGDAKLHAEMCGKLSEFVSRVLEIFPVLEAARPRSKSGIQALCSLHVALDKSKNLLRHCSDCSKLYLAITGDSILLKFEKARLALVESLKRVEDIVPQAIGCQIMNIVLELEGTVLTLDESEKQVGDEIVTLLQKERRFSSDSNDHNELEVFHRAALRLGINSSRAALTERRALKKLIEKSRAEEDKRKESIVEYLLYLMRKYTKLFRSEVADDTDSQGSGPCSPTVQGTLEGVSSHACKGGQIFERQLSRLGSFNFKPIGLKSGNAPIPPEELRCPISLQLMYDPVIISSGQTYERACIEKWFDDGHSTCPKTQQQLPHLSITPNYCVKGLIASWCEQNGVPTPDGPPESLDLNYWRLALSDRDPTDSRSTVSTDSCNLKSVKVVPSEDSGVMDEFKADEMSTIEDSSAQDSQVDEFEKYENLLAVLYNDKCRAKQCEVVEQLRFLLKDDEEARIYMGANGFVEALVQFLTSSINEGDTKAQAIGAMALFNLAVNNNSSFAKISGTKSQCYPPGLYLY; from the exons ATGGATAATGCTGAGGTTGAGGAGAATCTGTTCGCTGCTGGCGATGCAAAG TTGCATGCGGAGATGTGTGGAAAACTTTCTGAGTTTGTTTCAAGAGTTTTGGAGATTTTTCCAGTTTTGGAAGCAGCTAGACCACGAAGCAAGTCTGGTATCCAAGCATTGTGTTCATTGCATGTGGCTCTTGACAAGTCTAAGAACCTCCTCAGGCACTGTTCTGACTGCAGCAAACTATATTTG GCTATAACTGGAGACTCCATCCTTCTGAAATTTGAGAAGGCAAGACTTGCCCTTGTGGAGAGTCTTAAGCGTGTTGAAGACATAGTCCCGCAAGCTATTGGCTGCCAG ATTATGAATATTGTTCTTGAGCTGGAAGGGACAGTTCTTACATTGGATGAGTCAGAGAAGCAGGTTGGAGATGAAATCGTCACCTTGCTTCAGAAAGAGAGAAGATTTTCGAGTGACTCTAATGATCATAATGAACTCGAAGTCTTCCACAGAGCTGCTTTAAGACTGGGAATTAATTCATCCAGGGCAGCCCTTACAGAGAGAAGAGCTCTCAagaaattgattgaaaaatctcGTGCTGAGgaagataagagaaaagaatCAATTGTGGAGTACTTGCTATATCTCATGAGAAAATATACAAAGCTTTTCAGAAGTGAGGTAGCTGATGACACTGATTCACAAGGGTCAGGCCCTTGTTCTCCCACTGTACAGGGCACACTCGAAGGTGTTTCCAGCCATGCATGCAAAGGTGGCCAAATCTTTGAGAGACAACTTTCAAGATTaggttctttcaatttcaaGCCAATTGGTCTGAAATCAGGGAATGCACCAATCCCCCCTGAGGAGTTGAGATGCCCAATATCCCTGCAGCTTATGTATGATCCAGTTATCATTTCATCAGGGCAGACTTACGAACGTGCCTGCATTGAGAAGTGGTTTGATGATGGACATAGCACATGCCCTAAAACCCAGCAGCAACTTCCACATCTGTCTATAACCCCAAATTATTGTGTCAAAGGTCTGATTGCCAGTTGGTGCGAACAAAATGGGGTCCCTACACCAGACGGTCCACCAGAATCTCTTGATCTCAACTATTGGAGGCTCGCTTTGTCAGATCGTGATCCCACAGATTCAAGATCCACAGTGAGTACTGATTCTTGCAATCTGAAGAGTGTTAAGGTAGTACCTTCAGAGGATAGTGGTGTTATGGATGAATTCAAAGCTGATGAAATGAGCACAATAGAAGACAGCTCTGCCCAGGACAGTCAAGTAGATGAGTTTGAAAAATACGAGAATTTACTAGCTGTGCTGTACAATGACAAATGTAGAGCAAAACAGTGTGAAGTCGTGGAGCAACTTAGGTTCCTGCTCAAGGACGATGAGGAAGCTAGGATCTACATGGGTGCAAATGGCTTTGTAGAAGCACTGGTCCAATTCTTAACCTCATCCATCAATGAAGGAGATACCAAAGCACAAGCAATCGGTGCAATGGCTCTTTTCAACCTCGCTGTCAATAACAACAG TTCATTTGCCAAAATTTCAGGAACAAAGAGTCAATGCTATCCTCCGGGATTATACCTCTACTAG